In Streptomyces sp. NBC_01707, a genomic segment contains:
- a CDS encoding helix-turn-helix domain-containing protein has product MHRLARAGGSPELLRWVSGRAGGWAGLLDSDGTVLRGVARTPDFSSASALALATEGVKELTALRGRSFALDKGPDTALLLPLDGTPDAPAPILAVVARRPLPDGLATLLADVAMPLTVCWAAETVERKRRRVDLAESRGREAVLHLLMTGQLSIAHQVAGALKPTLPDPVQVCVVQCSGGRRDEVARVCADISGGRSWIVRCPVYARHLILIVPAGPDGADPRLGLDVAAVVDDCVVGASEDVPLSDTATGYRQAFHALAVARGMPARHARFGSAPEPALVVGEAGAQWADTLLAPLLTHLPRRSQDPGSQELAATLSSWLAFSSHATQHLKIHRNTLAARLRLIGELLGLDLHRVADQAALDLALRIRAVPARAARPTEPAPAGALDEILRCPAVGQWAAEQLRPLAGTGAAAETTLRTWLKCETQLGPTAAALGISVPGIRKRLTRLEAVLQRSLLQTPSARYDLWLAFHALDVADGTETG; this is encoded by the coding sequence ATGCACCGCCTGGCCCGCGCCGGCGGCTCACCGGAGCTGCTGCGCTGGGTGTCGGGGCGGGCCGGCGGCTGGGCCGGTCTGCTCGACAGTGACGGCACCGTACTGCGCGGTGTGGCCCGCACCCCGGACTTCTCGAGCGCCTCGGCCCTCGCGCTGGCCACCGAGGGGGTGAAGGAGCTGACAGCCCTCCGCGGCCGCTCCTTCGCTCTCGACAAGGGCCCGGACACGGCCCTGCTGCTTCCTCTCGACGGCACTCCCGACGCCCCCGCACCGATCCTCGCCGTCGTCGCCCGCCGGCCGCTGCCGGACGGACTGGCCACGCTTCTCGCCGACGTGGCGATGCCCCTGACCGTGTGCTGGGCAGCAGAGACGGTCGAACGCAAGCGCCGCCGCGTCGACCTCGCCGAGTCCCGCGGCCGGGAAGCGGTGCTGCATCTGCTGATGACCGGCCAGCTCTCCATCGCCCATCAGGTGGCGGGCGCGCTGAAACCCACGCTGCCGGACCCCGTCCAGGTCTGCGTGGTGCAGTGCTCGGGCGGCCGACGGGACGAGGTGGCGCGGGTGTGCGCGGACATCTCCGGCGGACGGTCCTGGATCGTGCGGTGCCCGGTGTACGCACGCCACCTGATCCTCATCGTGCCCGCCGGGCCGGACGGCGCCGATCCGCGACTCGGCCTCGACGTCGCCGCCGTGGTGGACGACTGTGTCGTGGGCGCGAGCGAGGACGTGCCGCTGAGCGACACGGCGACCGGATACCGGCAGGCGTTCCACGCCCTGGCCGTGGCGCGCGGAATGCCCGCGCGGCACGCCCGGTTCGGCTCGGCACCGGAACCGGCCCTGGTCGTCGGCGAGGCGGGCGCGCAATGGGCGGACACCCTGCTGGCCCCGCTGCTCACCCATCTGCCACGACGCAGCCAGGACCCGGGCAGCCAGGAGCTCGCGGCAACCCTTTCCTCCTGGCTGGCGTTCTCGTCGCACGCGACGCAGCACCTGAAGATCCACCGCAACACCCTGGCCGCACGGCTGCGGTTGATCGGCGAGCTGCTCGGCCTGGACCTCCACCGGGTCGCCGATCAGGCGGCGCTCGACCTGGCCCTGCGCATCCGGGCCGTACCCGCGCGCGCCGCCCGGCCCACGGAGCCGGCGCCGGCCGGCGCGCTGGACGAGATCCTGCGGTGTCCCGCCGTCGGGCAGTGGGCGGCCGAGCAGCTGCGCCCACTCGCCGGGACCGGTGCGGCGGCCGAGACCACTCTGCGCACCTGGCTGAAGTGCGAGACCCAACTCGGGCCGACCGCAGCCGCTTTGGGTATCTCCGTGCCGGGCATCCGCAAACGCCTCACACGGCTCGAAGCCGTGCTCCAACGCTCGCTGCTCCAAACCCCCAGCGCACGCTACGACTTGTGGCTGGCGTTCCACGCGCTGGACGTCGCGGACGGCACCGAGACCGGGTGA
- the dnaN gene encoding DNA polymerase III subunit beta — protein sequence MEFRIDRSALTDAVAWAARVLPTRSPVPVLGGLLLEADSGRLRISGLDYEASACIEVEAETVRAGRVLVMGRRLLDVCRVLPESPVVCAVEGSRFSVTGGGARFGLSVLPLDDYPALPPLPGVLGAVDSEEFAAAVAHVAVAAGRDDTLPTLTGIRVGLDGDTMTLAATDRYRFAVRTLAWKPATADVSADVVVSARRLTEIARSFGRSGMIDVALDAGSAGFELAGMRTTVRLLDGRLPRHDKLFAMADPTTAVTDRAPLVEAVKRVAVVADGDSPLQLAFSGDSVLLQAGYEDDVASQRLPAVLEGADELTVAFNPSYLMDALASFDAPVVQFALMGPGQRAMITGRTDEESTASDQGAAPRPTHRHLLMSVKPLV from the coding sequence ATGGAATTCCGTATCGATCGCAGTGCACTGACCGATGCCGTGGCCTGGGCGGCCCGCGTGCTGCCCACTCGCTCGCCCGTGCCGGTGCTCGGCGGGCTGCTGCTGGAGGCGGACAGCGGCCGGCTGCGGATCTCCGGCCTCGACTACGAGGCGTCCGCCTGCATCGAGGTCGAGGCGGAGACCGTGCGGGCCGGGCGGGTGCTGGTCATGGGGAGACGGCTGCTCGACGTGTGCCGCGTGCTGCCGGAAAGTCCGGTGGTGTGCGCGGTGGAGGGTTCACGGTTCTCGGTGACCGGCGGCGGCGCCCGGTTCGGGCTGTCGGTGCTGCCGCTGGACGACTATCCGGCGCTGCCGCCGCTGCCCGGGGTGCTCGGGGCGGTGGACTCGGAGGAGTTCGCCGCGGCCGTCGCCCATGTGGCGGTGGCCGCGGGTCGCGACGACACACTGCCGACCCTCACCGGGATCAGGGTCGGACTCGACGGCGACACGATGACGCTGGCCGCCACCGATCGGTACCGCTTCGCGGTGCGCACGCTCGCATGGAAGCCGGCGACGGCGGATGTCTCGGCCGATGTGGTGGTGTCGGCCCGGCGCCTGACGGAGATCGCCCGCTCATTCGGCCGCTCCGGCATGATCGACGTCGCCCTGGACGCCGGATCGGCCGGCTTCGAACTCGCCGGAATGCGCACCACGGTCCGGCTCCTGGACGGCCGGCTCCCCCGGCACGACAAGCTGTTCGCGATGGCGGACCCGACGACCGCGGTGACGGACCGGGCGCCCCTGGTCGAGGCGGTCAAGCGCGTCGCGGTGGTGGCGGACGGCGACAGCCCGCTCCAACTGGCCTTCTCCGGCGACTCGGTGCTGCTTCAGGCCGGGTACGAGGACGATGTCGCGTCCCAGCGGCTGCCTGCCGTCCTGGAGGGTGCCGACGAGCTGACGGTCGCGTTCAACCCCTCGTACCTCATGGACGCCCTGGCCTCGTTCGACGCACCGGTCGTCCAGTTCGCCCTGATGGGCCCCGGCCAACGCGCCATGATCACCGGCCGGACGGACGAGGAGAGCACGGCGTCCGACCAGGGCGCCGCACCTCGTCCGACGCACCGACACCTGTTGATGTCGGTGAAGCCGCTGGTCTGA
- a CDS encoding glycoside hydrolase family 19 protein: MMRRVMGMLATLGAVVAMLVVLPASTASAAACAAPWNASSVYTGGGAASYNGHNWTAKWWTQNERPGSSDVWADQGSCGGGTDPGTPSGFVVSEAQFNQMFPSRNPFYTYSGLTAALSAYPGFANTGSDTVKRQEAAAFLANVSHETGGLVYVVEQNTANYPHYCDTGQPYGCPAGQSAYYGRGPIQLSWNFNYKAAGDALGIDLLGNPYLVEQNASVAWKTGLWYWNTQNGPGTMTAHNAMVNGAGFGETIRSINGSLECNGGNPAQVQSRIDRYQAFVQILGTTPGSNLSC; encoded by the coding sequence ATGATGCGACGTGTCATGGGCATGCTGGCCACGCTGGGCGCGGTCGTCGCGATGCTCGTCGTCCTCCCCGCCTCCACCGCGTCGGCGGCCGCGTGCGCGGCGCCCTGGAACGCCTCGTCCGTCTACACGGGCGGCGGAGCGGCCTCGTACAACGGGCACAACTGGACCGCGAAGTGGTGGACCCAGAACGAGCGGCCGGGCAGTTCCGACGTCTGGGCGGACCAGGGCAGCTGCGGTGGCGGAACGGATCCGGGCACCCCGTCGGGATTCGTCGTCAGCGAGGCGCAGTTCAACCAGATGTTCCCGAGCCGGAACCCGTTCTACACGTACAGCGGACTGACCGCGGCCCTGAGCGCCTACCCGGGCTTCGCCAACACCGGAAGCGACACGGTCAAGCGTCAGGAGGCGGCGGCGTTCCTCGCCAACGTGAGCCATGAGACGGGCGGACTGGTGTACGTGGTCGAGCAGAACACGGCCAACTACCCGCACTACTGCGACACCGGCCAGCCGTACGGCTGCCCGGCCGGACAGTCCGCGTACTACGGCCGCGGCCCGATCCAGCTCAGCTGGAACTTCAACTACAAGGCAGCGGGCGACGCGCTCGGCATCGACCTGCTCGGCAACCCTTACCTGGTCGAGCAGAACGCGTCCGTGGCCTGGAAGACGGGTCTTTGGTACTGGAACACCCAGAACGGTCCGGGCACCATGACCGCCCACAACGCGATGGTCAACGGCGCCGGCTTCGGCGAGACGATCCGCTCCATCAACGGCTCGCTGGAGTGCAACGGCGGCAATCCCGCCCAGGTCCAGAGCCGCATCGACCGGTACCAGGCCTTCGTACAGATCCTCGGCACCACCCCCGGCTCGAACCTGAGCTGCTGA
- a CDS encoding substrate-binding domain-containing protein yields MEWFSAENIVAVCTAVLGVLASVGVLWYERRVPRRKRIGYRVQMDTPIGSDVSEGRANVRLGLFSETPDMADATLVLLRVENDGSQSIADNDYTGRELHGLTVEFTGRTVRGIAVTQAPGADHLMEHFTPAGGMRNSGRLIRLPRVPLNRGEHFKLLVLLTGSHVGSPIRITGGIRDGEVTPNTAARPDDKPPMFGRAARLITVALTVCVITLASIILVRDDTPPPIGCARGTLTVTGSTAFEPVVRELARKYEKECEGSTVTVDAHGSNAGIRELADRGADAGRSGSPALIALSDGPKPDGYPQLRENRVAVSLFRLVVNDRVPVKNLSLATVRKIYRGDIRNWKVLGGPDLPVLLVSRDANSGTREVFQRRVLGHNEPAQSSRDCATKDDAAARVIRCELDSTDQVLATVGRLDGAIGYSELRAGTALKGAHQLAIDSTVPSVDTIGSSSYPYREIEYAYTYGQPPADSLTSSFLGYLSRGNGQDVIRTHGHLPCATPKGLRICGEE; encoded by the coding sequence GTGGAGTGGTTCAGCGCCGAGAACATCGTGGCCGTGTGCACCGCCGTGCTGGGTGTCCTGGCCTCCGTCGGAGTGCTCTGGTACGAGCGCCGCGTCCCCCGCCGCAAGCGCATCGGCTACCGGGTCCAGATGGACACCCCGATCGGCAGCGACGTCAGCGAGGGCCGGGCCAATGTCCGGCTCGGGCTCTTCAGCGAGACCCCCGACATGGCCGATGCCACGCTCGTCCTGCTGCGCGTCGAGAACGACGGCTCACAGTCCATCGCCGACAACGACTACACGGGTCGTGAACTGCACGGACTGACCGTGGAGTTCACCGGCCGCACCGTACGCGGCATCGCAGTCACCCAGGCACCCGGCGCCGACCATCTGATGGAGCACTTCACCCCGGCGGGCGGGATGCGCAACAGCGGCCGGCTCATCCGGCTGCCGCGCGTCCCCCTCAACCGGGGCGAGCACTTCAAGCTGCTGGTGCTGCTCACCGGCTCGCACGTGGGAAGCCCCATCAGGATCACCGGCGGCATCCGGGACGGCGAGGTGACACCGAACACCGCCGCCCGCCCCGACGACAAGCCCCCGATGTTCGGCCGGGCCGCCCGGCTCATCACCGTGGCACTGACCGTCTGCGTCATCACCCTTGCCTCGATCATCCTGGTCCGCGACGACACCCCGCCCCCGATCGGCTGCGCCCGGGGCACCCTGACGGTGACCGGCTCCACCGCCTTCGAACCGGTCGTGCGGGAACTGGCGCGGAAGTACGAGAAGGAGTGCGAGGGGTCCACCGTCACCGTCGACGCGCACGGCAGCAACGCGGGGATACGGGAGCTCGCCGACCGGGGCGCCGATGCCGGGAGGTCCGGCTCCCCCGCACTGATCGCCCTCTCCGACGGCCCGAAACCGGACGGCTATCCGCAGCTGCGCGAGAACAGGGTCGCGGTCTCGCTCTTCCGCCTGGTCGTCAACGACCGGGTGCCCGTCAAGAACCTCTCCCTGGCCACCGTCCGGAAGATCTACCGGGGCGACATCCGCAACTGGAAGGTGCTCGGCGGACCCGACCTGCCCGTACTCCTGGTCAGCAGGGACGCCAACTCCGGCACCCGCGAGGTCTTCCAGCGTCGCGTCCTCGGCCACAACGAACCCGCCCAGTCGTCCCGCGACTGTGCCACCAAGGACGACGCCGCGGCCCGGGTCATCCGCTGCGAACTCGACTCCACCGACCAGGTCCTGGCCACCGTCGGCCGGCTCGACGGCGCGATCGGCTACAGCGAACTGCGCGCCGGAACCGCCCTGAAGGGGGCGCACCAGCTCGCCATCGACTCCACCGTCCCGTCCGTCGACACGATCGGCTCCAGCAGCTACCCGTACCGGGAGATCGAGTACGCCTACACGTACGGCCAGCCACCCGCCGACTCGCTGACCTCCAGCTTCCTTGGCTATCTGAGCCGCGGCAACGGCCAGGACGTCATCCGTACACACGGACATCTGCCGTGCGCGACGCCGAAGGGGCTGCGGATCTGCGGGGAGGAGTGA
- a CDS encoding adenylosuccinate synthase, with the protein MPALVLLGAQWGDEGKGKATDLLGGSVDYVVRYQGGNNAGHTVVVGDQKYALHLLPSGILSPGCTPVIGNGVVVDPAVLLSELSGLNDRGVDTSKLLISGNAHLITPYNVTIDKVTERFLGKRKIGTTGRGIGPTYADKINRVGIRVQDLYDESILEQKVEAALEQKNQLLAKVFNRRAIEAGKIVEEMLQYADQIKPYVADTTLILNDAIDAGKVVLFEGGQGTLLDVDHGTYPFVTSSNPTAGGACTGSGVGPTKISRVIGILKAYTTRVGAGPFPTELLDEDGEALRRIGGERGVTTGRDRRCGWFDAVIARYATRVNGLTDFFLTKLDVLTGWEQIPVCVAYEIDGKRVEELPYSQTDFHHAKPVYEMLPGWSEDITKAKTFGDLPKNAQAYVKALEDMSGAPISAIGVGPGRTETIEINSFL; encoded by the coding sequence GTGCCCGCACTTGTGCTGCTCGGTGCTCAGTGGGGTGACGAGGGCAAGGGAAAGGCCACCGACCTCCTCGGTGGATCCGTGGACTATGTGGTGCGTTACCAGGGCGGCAACAATGCCGGCCACACGGTGGTCGTCGGTGACCAGAAGTACGCACTTCATCTCCTCCCCTCCGGAATCCTTTCACCGGGGTGTACCCCGGTCATCGGTAACGGTGTCGTCGTCGACCCGGCCGTCCTGCTCTCCGAGCTGAGTGGGCTGAACGACCGCGGCGTGGACACGTCCAAGCTGCTGATCAGCGGTAACGCCCATTTGATCACCCCGTACAACGTCACGATCGACAAGGTGACGGAACGGTTCCTCGGGAAGCGCAAGATCGGCACGACCGGCCGCGGCATCGGCCCGACGTACGCCGACAAGATCAACCGGGTCGGCATCCGCGTCCAGGACCTCTACGACGAGTCGATCCTGGAGCAGAAGGTCGAAGCAGCGCTGGAGCAGAAGAACCAGCTCCTCGCCAAGGTCTTCAACCGGCGCGCCATCGAGGCCGGGAAGATCGTCGAGGAGATGCTCCAGTACGCGGATCAGATCAAGCCGTACGTCGCCGACACCACGCTGATCCTGAACGACGCCATCGACGCGGGCAAGGTCGTCCTCTTCGAGGGCGGTCAGGGCACGCTGCTCGACGTCGACCACGGCACGTACCCCTTCGTCACCTCCTCGAACCCGACCGCGGGCGGCGCCTGCACCGGTTCCGGCGTGGGCCCGACGAAGATCAGCCGGGTCATCGGCATCCTCAAGGCGTACACCACGCGCGTCGGCGCCGGCCCGTTCCCGACGGAGCTGCTCGACGAGGACGGCGAGGCACTGCGCCGGATCGGTGGCGAGCGCGGTGTCACCACCGGCCGTGACCGCCGCTGCGGCTGGTTCGACGCGGTGATCGCTCGGTACGCGACCCGGGTCAACGGTCTCACCGACTTCTTCCTCACCAAGCTGGACGTGCTGACCGGCTGGGAGCAGATCCCGGTGTGCGTCGCGTACGAGATCGACGGCAAGCGGGTCGAGGAACTCCCGTACAGCCAGACCGACTTCCACCACGCGAAGCCGGTCTACGAGATGCTGCCGGGCTGGTCCGAGGACATCACGAAGGCCAAGACCTTCGGCGATCTGCCGAAGAACGCGCAGGCGTACGTGAAGGCGCTGGAGGACATGTCCGGCGCCCCGATCTCCGCGATCGGTGTCGGCCCCGGCCGTACCGAGACGATCGAGATCAACTCGTTCCTGTAG
- a CDS encoding diacylglycerol kinase, which translates to MSAAQPPGNGAHQLLVVIDPVARRTDGESVRIAKDVLSAGSHAKICLPDGPEEFARALSRRGSRRPVVVGDDRTLLRAVTLLHRDRELAGEALALVPVGSEAMLELARSLGVPMGSVAAARAALDGAVHRLDLLADDSDGVVLGALRIPAPPAAPGSAAAHTGVTAVWDTCRSLVRTLVRPAPPTTPAAPRTHRLRVETDGVVLNDLDSPVESVTVTSQGGGGGLADVVVHTARGEALTAEAKAVTVSGADFRYRADTQVAGPVRTRTWTVRAGAWGLMLPVAEG; encoded by the coding sequence GTGTCGGCTGCCCAGCCCCCCGGCAACGGTGCGCACCAACTGCTGGTGGTGATCGACCCGGTCGCCCGCCGGACCGACGGCGAGTCCGTCCGTATCGCGAAGGACGTGCTGAGCGCGGGCTCGCACGCGAAAATCTGCCTCCCGGACGGGCCGGAGGAATTCGCGCGGGCCTTGTCCCGCCGGGGCAGTCGGCGTCCGGTGGTCGTCGGCGACGACCGGACACTGCTGCGCGCCGTGACGCTGCTGCACCGGGACAGGGAGCTGGCCGGTGAGGCGCTCGCGCTCGTTCCGGTGGGCTCGGAGGCAATGCTGGAACTCGCGCGTTCGCTCGGCGTGCCGATGGGCTCGGTGGCCGCGGCACGTGCCGCTCTGGACGGTGCCGTACACCGCCTCGACCTGCTGGCCGACGACAGCGACGGCGTCGTCCTGGGCGCCCTGCGCATCCCCGCCCCGCCCGCCGCGCCGGGCTCTGCGGCCGCGCACACGGGCGTCACGGCGGTCTGGGACACCTGCCGCTCCCTGGTGCGCACCCTGGTGCGTCCCGCCCCGCCCACCACACCCGCCGCACCTCGCACCCACCGACTGCGGGTCGAGACGGACGGGGTGGTGCTGAACGATCTGGACAGCCCGGTCGAATCGGTGACGGTGACCTCGCAGGGCGGCGGCGGAGGTCTCGCGGACGTGGTCGTCCACACCGCGAGGGGAGAAGCGCTGACGGCGGAGGCCAAGGCGGTCACGGTCTCCGGCGCGGACTTCCGCTACCGGGCGGACACCCAGGTCGCCGGCCCGGTCCGGACGCGGACCTGGACGGTGCGGGCGGGCGCGTGGGGGCTGATGCTTCCGGTGGCCGAGGGGTAG
- a CDS encoding DUF1876 domain-containing protein: MMKTAVGWHIELEFEEDNHRTRAAALVRLPDGNEVRAHGYASRHPSDTQQPRVGEEIAGARAMNELAMNLLTKAHDEIDEASGRTSHPLA, from the coding sequence ATGATGAAGACCGCTGTCGGATGGCACATCGAGCTGGAATTCGAGGAAGACAACCACCGCACCCGCGCCGCCGCTCTCGTACGGCTCCCTGATGGCAACGAGGTACGCGCGCACGGATACGCCAGCCGCCACCCTTCCGACACCCAGCAGCCGAGAGTCGGCGAGGAGATCGCAGGAGCCAGAGCGATGAACGAGCTCGCGATGAACCTCCTGACCAAGGCGCACGACGAGATCGACGAGGCGTCCGGCCGGACGTCGCACCCGCTGGCCTGA
- a CDS encoding GbsR/MarR family transcriptional regulator, which yields MSSETGAVGRGREPGREPEQGRDEEAVSRFVERFAAEMTEAGMQRMASRVFAALLADDDGSMTSAELSEQLQISPAAVSGAINYLTQVSMVGRERDPGSRRDRYRLHNEIWYATFASRDQVLTRWERTLREGARTLGQDTPAGARLTETAEFFEFLQTELVGLMDRWRDYRKKFDLP from the coding sequence ATGAGTAGCGAAACCGGCGCAGTCGGGCGTGGGCGCGAACCCGGGCGCGAGCCCGAGCAGGGCCGCGACGAGGAGGCCGTGTCACGGTTCGTGGAGCGCTTCGCGGCCGAGATGACCGAGGCGGGCATGCAGCGGATGGCGTCCCGCGTCTTCGCCGCGCTGCTGGCGGACGACGACGGCTCCATGACCTCGGCGGAGCTCAGCGAGCAGCTGCAGATCAGCCCGGCGGCGGTATCCGGGGCGATCAACTACCTCACCCAGGTCAGCATGGTCGGCCGGGAGCGCGACCCCGGCTCCCGCCGGGACCGCTACCGTCTGCACAACGAGATCTGGTACGCCACCTTCGCCAGTCGCGACCAGGTCCTGACCCGCTGGGAGCGCACCCTCAGGGAAGGCGCGCGCACCCTTGGCCAGGACACGCCTGCCGGTGCGCGGCTCACGGAGACGGCGGAGTTCTTCGAGTTCCTGCAGACGGAGCTGGTCGGCCTGATGGACCGCTGGCGCGATTACCGCAAGAAGTTCGACCTCCCGTAA
- a CDS encoding ABC transporter ATP-binding protein, giving the protein MTKAITVAGLHKSFGRTHALDGLDLAVETGEVHGFLGPNGSGKSTTIRILLGLLRADSGAAQLLGRDPWKDAVELHRRVAYVPGDVTLWRNLSGGEVIDLYGRLRGGLDTQRRADLVERFELDPTKKGRTYSKGNRQKVALVAALASDVDLLILDEPTSGLDPLMEEVFTDYVREAARERGQTVLLSSHILSEIETLCDRVSIIRRGVTVETGSLADLRHLTRTSVTAELAAAPNGLAQLPGVHDLDVQGRRVRLQVDTDKLDAVLRSLTTSGVRSLTSTPPTLEELFLRHYQDDAATVAEEAMSR; this is encoded by the coding sequence ATGACGAAGGCAATCACCGTGGCCGGACTGCACAAGTCGTTCGGGCGGACGCACGCACTGGACGGCCTCGACCTCGCGGTCGAGACCGGTGAGGTCCATGGCTTCCTCGGGCCCAACGGTTCCGGGAAGTCCACCACCATCCGGATCCTGCTGGGCCTGCTGCGGGCCGACTCCGGCGCCGCCCAACTGCTCGGCCGGGACCCGTGGAAGGACGCGGTCGAACTGCACCGCCGGGTGGCGTACGTCCCCGGTGACGTCACCCTGTGGCGCAACCTCTCCGGCGGCGAGGTGATCGACCTGTACGGGAGGCTGCGCGGCGGCCTCGACACACAGCGGCGCGCCGACCTCGTCGAGCGGTTCGAACTGGACCCCACCAAGAAGGGGCGGACGTACTCCAAGGGCAACCGCCAGAAGGTCGCCCTGGTCGCCGCACTCGCATCCGACGTCGACCTGCTGATCCTGGACGAGCCGACCTCCGGGCTCGACCCGCTGATGGAGGAGGTCTTCACGGACTACGTGCGGGAGGCCGCCCGCGAACGCGGCCAGACCGTACTGCTCTCCTCGCACATCCTGAGCGAGATCGAGACACTCTGCGACCGCGTCAGCATCATCCGCAGGGGCGTCACGGTCGAGACCGGGTCCCTCGCGGACCTGCGCCACCTGACCCGTACCAGCGTCACCGCCGAACTGGCCGCCGCGCCGAACGGGCTCGCCCAGTTGCCCGGCGTCCATGACCTCGACGTCCAGGGCAGGCGGGTCCGGCTCCAGGTGGACACCGACAAGCTGGACGCCGTGCTGCGTTCGCTCACCACCTCGGGAGTACGGTCGCTGACCAGCACCCCGCCCACCCTGGAGGAGCTGTTCCTCCGGCACTACCAGGACGATGCGGCCACGGTCGCGGAAGAGGCGATGTCGCGATGA
- a CDS encoding ABC transporter permease, producing MTAGLAVRGDAGQLTGTNPLFRLALRRDRIMLPVWVLVLTLMVVSGGSSIEQLYDTPAARAEVAASMSANSSLRSMYGPVFGDSIGGLVAWRFGVFAATLAAVMSLIIVIRHTREEEETGRQELLSSAMVGRRAPLTSALVTALVANGLVTLFITGGLAAQGGTGALALGLAVGATGMLFATMAAIVAQLTESARLAKGMTGGVLGLAFLLRAAGDSGVNDGSSVLTWLSPIGWAENMRPYAGERWWVLLLFVAAIAAQAAAAYTLTARRDIGMGFLPARPGPAEGRLATAGGLAWRLQRGTLFGWTAGFAVAGVVFGGMAEGAADLVGDNEQAKEIFARMGGQEGMTQAFLATMVGMLGMMAALYVVASILRLHGEETSQRAEPLLANRLGRLRWAAGHLMTAFGGAIAIMLVGGLGLAVGYGNEFGAVLGAALVQVPAIWLLGGLAVLLYGALPKAAPAAWGVVGACLLIGWIGPALDLPQSVMNLSPFGHLPKLPGTEMQWAPVLLLTAMAVALTGAGLAALRRRDLLT from the coding sequence ATGACTGCGGGACTCGCGGTACGCGGCGACGCCGGCCAACTCACCGGCACCAACCCGCTGTTCAGGCTCGCTCTGCGCCGGGACCGCATCATGCTTCCGGTGTGGGTCCTCGTGCTCACCCTGATGGTCGTCAGCGGCGGCTCGTCGATCGAGCAGCTCTACGACACTCCGGCCGCGCGCGCCGAGGTCGCCGCGTCCATGAGCGCGAACAGCTCCCTGCGCTCCATGTACGGACCGGTCTTCGGTGACTCGATCGGAGGTCTGGTGGCCTGGCGGTTCGGCGTCTTCGCCGCCACGCTGGCCGCCGTGATGAGCCTGATCATCGTCATCCGGCACACCCGCGAGGAGGAGGAGACGGGCCGTCAGGAACTGCTCTCCTCGGCCATGGTGGGGCGGCGCGCCCCGCTGACATCGGCACTGGTCACCGCCCTCGTCGCCAACGGGCTGGTCACCTTGTTCATCACGGGCGGCCTCGCCGCACAGGGTGGCACAGGAGCACTGGCGCTCGGGCTCGCCGTCGGCGCGACCGGAATGCTCTTCGCCACCATGGCGGCGATCGTCGCGCAGCTCACCGAGAGCGCGCGGCTCGCCAAGGGCATGACGGGCGGCGTGCTCGGCCTCGCCTTCCTGCTTCGGGCGGCCGGAGACTCCGGTGTGAACGACGGGTCGTCCGTGCTGACCTGGCTGTCGCCGATCGGCTGGGCCGAGAACATGCGGCCGTACGCCGGCGAGCGCTGGTGGGTGCTGCTGCTCTTCGTGGCGGCGATCGCGGCTCAGGCCGCGGCCGCGTACACACTCACCGCGCGGCGCGACATCGGCATGGGCTTCCTCCCCGCACGTCCGGGCCCGGCCGAGGGCCGGCTCGCCACCGCAGGGGGCCTGGCCTGGCGGCTGCAGCGCGGCACACTGTTCGGCTGGACCGCGGGCTTCGCTGTCGCGGGCGTCGTCTTCGGCGGCATGGCCGAGGGTGCGGCCGACCTGGTGGGTGACAACGAGCAGGCCAAGGAGATCTTCGCGCGGATGGGCGGACAGGAGGGCATGACCCAGGCCTTCCTGGCCACGATGGTCGGGATGCTGGGGATGATGGCCGCGCTGTACGTGGTGGCATCGATCCTGCGCCTGCACGGCGAGGAGACCTCGCAGCGCGCCGAACCGCTGCTCGCGAACCGCCTCGGGCGGTTGCGGTGGGCAGCCGGGCACCTGATGACCGCGTTCGGCGGCGCGATCGCCATCATGCTGGTCGGCGGGCTCGGTCTGGCCGTCGGATACGGCAACGAGTTCGGTGCGGTGCTCGGGGCCGCGCTGGTCCAGGTGCCCGCGATCTGGCTCCTCGGCGGTCTGGCGGTCCTGCTGTACGGAGCGCTCCCCAAAGCGGCTCCCGCGGCATGGGGTGTGGTGGGAGCTTGCCTGTTGATCGGGTGGATCGGCCCGGCGCTCGACCTGCCCCAGTCGGTGATGAACCTGTCACCCTTCGGCCACCTGCCGAAGCTGCCGGGCACCGAGATGCAGTGGGCTCCGGTGCTGCTGCTCACCGCGATGGCGGTGGCGCTGACGGGCGCGGGACTGGCGGCGTTGCGGCGGCGCGACCTCCTGACCTGA